A stretch of DNA from Verrucomicrobiales bacterium:
TGTGTTGGGGTTTCGGAGGTTCATGCTGCGTGAGTTAGGGAAAGTGGAGCTGGAGTGGACCCTTGGTAAGCCCGGCCTACAACCTCAAGAGACTGGACCGGATGGTGGGGGCGGTCTGAGAAGCAAGCGGAGCGGGATGAATTGAGGCAACACAAACCGATTCTGAGCAGTCAAACTGAATTTCCAAAAAATCCGGCAGCCGGATTTTGAATTCTAGCAGCGAACACCCCGACTCGGAGTCGGGGTGTTCGCTGCTAGGAGGGAATCGAGCGGATGATGCACGAGCCCGAAGAAACGCTTGAGCTCTTGAATTTGATTCCTGGCCACTGCCGAGCCAGATCGTTCTTCGAGAGCGGATCGCGTCGCGCTGATCATCAAGTTCTTTGGCGTATGACCCGCTTCTACAAACTCGAACACCTGAGTGCGATACCCCGCCGCCTCGAGATAGAGCGCGCGCAATCCATCGGTTAGCCACTCCGCCATCCGCTCTTTGAGAATCCCATGGGACATGAGAGGGGCAAGCACGGCTGGATCCTGGAGCTGCGGACGCAATTCCTGATGGCAACACGGAGAGAGTAGGATGAGCTGAGCTCGGGCCGCGACTCCTTTGAGAATAGCCTCATCCGTCGCACGATTGCAGGCATGCAAAGCGATCAGGATGTCCCAGGTCTCAACTGCGCAATCCTGAATCGTTCCACAACGAAACTCCAGTCCCGAAGCCCCGATCTGCGTGGCAACCTCATTCCCCGATTTCACCAACTCCTCGCGGGCCTCGATCCCAACGACCGTGGCGGGACGTTCGGCGATGCGATGAAACCAATGCCACACCGCAAAAGTGAGATATCCTTTGCCAGACCCCATATCAACGATGCGGAGCGGAGTCTCTGGCTTCCCCACGATCCCCGAGATCAGCGGATTCAACACTTCCAGATACCGGTGAATTTGGCGATGTTTGTCGGCACGCGAGGCCTTGATACGCCCCTCGCGATCCACCACATCCAACGCTTGTAGCCAGTCCTTGGCTCGCGCGTCCAAAAGGGATCGCTTTGCGTGGTCATGGCTCCGAGAAGGAGCGGCGGATTGAGACGGCTTGTGACGAATGAGTTGACCCGAACCCTCAGCGGTGGCCGTTCCCGTCCACTGCCAATCTGCTTCGGTGGTGCAAACCAATGCGTTCCGGTATTCGGACATCAGGCTCTGCCGAAGCAGCGACAAGCCATCAGCAGGAGGATAGTTCTTCACCTCGTCCTGACGCTGCCGGCGAGAGGTGATAGCCAGCAGGCATTGCCCCCGCAAATCCACGGATCGGACGAGGAGCTTCTCCACAGAGGTGGCAGAGGTCTTAGTAGGGCCAGAGACGACGGCGCGGACGAATGTGCCGGCATCGAGAGCAGCTTTCCAGCGCGAGAAAAGTTCATCCAAAGGGGCTTCAGTCATAAGTGACGCGAATCGCGAATCGGACCCCTCCAGTTGACCCCATCTCTCCGGGCCGAAGCAATAGGAATGGACGAGAACAGGGCTCGAGGGGCGTGATTTAACCCGAACTCCGAAGTAGAGGATAAAATCGCTAG
This window harbors:
- a CDS encoding SAM-dependent methyltransferase — encoded protein: MTEAPLDELFSRWKAALDAGTFVRAVVSGPTKTSATSVEKLLVRSVDLRGQCLLAITSRRQRQDEVKNYPPADGLSLLRQSLMSEYRNALVCTTEADWQWTGTATAEGSGQLIRHKPSQSAAPSRSHDHAKRSLLDARAKDWLQALDVVDREGRIKASRADKHRQIHRYLEVLNPLISGIVGKPETPLRIVDMGSGKGYLTFAVWHWFHRIAERPATVVGIEAREELVKSGNEVATQIGASGLEFRCGTIQDCAVETWDILIALHACNRATDEAILKGVAARAQLILLSPCCHQELRPQLQDPAVLAPLMSHGILKERMAEWLTDGLRALYLEAAGYRTQVFEFVEAGHTPKNLMISATRSALEERSGSAVARNQIQELKRFFGLVHHPLDSLLAANTPTPSRGVRC